CGCCTCGGCCGGGCTGACCCGGGCCCGACGGCTCATCAGGAACTCGCGCAGTTCGCCGAGTCGGTGCTGCTTCGCGCTGGCGCTCTCGAGAGCGGTGGCCACGTGTGCTTCCTCCCCCTGGACGCATGGTGGATGCCGGGCGGTGCCTGGTGGTGCGACCAACAGGATAAGTTCCCGCTCCCCAGCGTTGTTCCCGTCCGCCGAAGGTGGACGCATGGCAACGACGACCACCCCGCCCGAATCCCCCACCGACCCCACCACCCCCACCACCACGGCCCCCGCCGCTCCCCCGGCCCTCACCCGCCGCGACCGGCTCGTCCTCTTCGTCCTGTGCGCCGCCCAGTTCATGGTGGCGCTCGACTTCTCCGTCCTGAACGTCGCTCTGCCCGTCCTCGGCGCCGACCTCCGCTTCGACCCCTCCGGCCTCCAGTGGGCGGTCACCGCCTTCGCCCTGCCCTCCGGCGGCTTCCTGCTGCTCTTCGGCCGGATCGGCGACCTCTTCGGCCGCAAGAAGCTCTTCCTCTCCGGTCTCGTGCTCTTCGGCGCGGCCTCCCTGCTCGCCACGCTCGCCTGGAGCCCGGGCTCCTTCCTCGCCGGCCGCGCCCTCCAGGGCCTCGGCGCGGCGGCGATCGTGCCGACCGGCATGGCGCTGCTCACCACCGCCTTCCCCGAAGGCCCGCTGCGGGCCAGGGCGCTCGGCATCTCCGGCACCCTGATGTCGCTCGGCTTCACCATCGGCATGGTGCTCGGCGGCGTCATGACCGACACCCTCGGCTGGCGCTCCACGATGGCCCTGCTCGCCGTCTTCACGCTGATCGTGCTGCCGCTCGCCCCGGGCCTGCTGCCCGAGTCCCGCACCCCCGAGCGGCCCCGCCTGGACGTGCCCGGCGCGCTGACCGTCACCGGCGGGCTGCTCTCCCTGATCTACGCCCTGACGACGGCGGCCGAGCGCGGCTTCGGCGGCGTGGACGTCCCCGTCGCCCTCGCCCTGGGCGTGCTGCTGCTCGTGGCCTTCGGGGTGATCGAGTCCCGGCACCCGGCCCCGCTGGTCTCGCTGCCGGTGCTGCGCCGCCGTACCGTCGCCTTCGGCAACCTGGGCGGTCTGGTCACCTTCTCGATGATGTCGACGATCGTCTTCGTGCTGACCCTGTACCTGCAGGAGACCCTCGGCCTCTCGGCCTTCGCCTCCGGCATCGTCTTCGGCGTCCAGGGCGCGTTCTCGGTCCTCGCCGGCATGGTCACCCCGAAGGTGATCGGCCGGTTCGGCGCCCAGCGCACCCTGGTGGTCTCGCTGCTCGGCCAGGGCCTGCTGACCGCCGCGCTGCTCGGCATCGGCCGGGAGTCCGGCGCGGTCCTGGCGACCGTGGCCGTCTCGGTGGCGTCGATGCTGCACCTCGGCGCGATCATCTCGTACGGCGTGACGGTCACCTCCGGCGTACGCGACGAGGAGCAGGGGCTGGCGACCGGTCTGGTCACGACCACCCAGCAGGTCGGTCTGACGGTCGGCATCCCGCTGCTCGGTGTCCTCGCCACCACCGGCTCCGACCTCTTCGCCGGGGTCCGCACGGTCATCGCCCTGGACGCGGCGATCGTGGTCGGCGCGGCGGCCCTGATCGCCCTCGGCCTGCGGCGCCGGTCCTGAGGTCCCCCTGCGGCCGGTCGGGGCGGAACCGTACGGCCTCGGCTACGACCGGTCGAGGCGGAGCCGTACGGCCTTCGGGAGACCGGCGACGACGAGGTCGTACGAGTCCTCGACGAGCTCCCGGACCATCCGGTCCGGGAGCTCCGCGACGGTCACGGTGTTCCAGTGCCGCTTGTTCATGTGGTACCCGGGGGCGACGGCGGGGTGCTCCTCGCGGAGCCGTACCGCCTCGTCCGGATCGCACTTGAGATTGACCCGCAGCGGACGGCCGTCGAGCCACGAGAGCGCGAACATCTTCCCGGCGACCTTGAAGACGGAGGTGTCCGGACCGAACGGGAACTCCTCCGAGGCGTCGTTGAAGTCCAGGCAGAAGGCGCGCAGCTCGTCGGGGGTCATTCCGGCTTCTCCTCCGGTTCCAGCGGTTCCACGAGCACGGTGACGATCTTGTTCCGGCGGCCGGCGGGCGCCTCGGCCGTCAGTCGCAGCGAACGGCCGTCCGGCAGCTCCACGACCGCCTTGGCCCCGGAGATCGGGACCCGGCCGAGCGCCTTGGCGAGCAGACCGCCGACGGTCTCCACGTCCTCGTCGTCGTACTCGTCGGGGCCGAAGCCGTACAGCTCGCCGAGGTCGCCGATGTCGAGGCGGGCGGTGACCCGGTAGCGGTCCTCGCCGAGCTCCTCGACGGGCGGCAGCTCCCGGTCGTACTCGTCGGTGATCTCGCCGACGATCTCCTCCAGGATGTCCTCGATGGTGACGATGCCGGCCGTGCCGCCGTACTCGTCGATGACGACGGCGACGTGGTTGCGCTCCTGCTGCATCTCGCGCAGCAGGTCACCGGCGTTCTTGGTGTCGGGCACGAAGGCGGCGGGCCGCATCGCGGTGGACACCAGGTCGGCCTCGGAGTCCCGGTTGATGTGGGTCCTGCGGACCAGGTCCTTCAGGTAGACGATGCCGACGATGTCGTCCTCGTTCTCCCCGGTGACCGGGATCCGGGAGAACCCGGAGCGCAGCGCGAGGGTGAGGGCCTGACGGATCGTCTTGTACCGCTCGATGCAGATCAGATCGGTGCGGGGCACCATCACCTCGCGGACGAGGGTGTCGCCCAGCTCGAAGACGGAGTGCACCATGCGGCGCTCCTCGTCCTCGATGAGCGACTCCTGCTCGGCGAGGTCGACCATGGCCCGCAGCTCGGCCTCGGAGGCGAAGGGGCCCTTGCGGAAGCCCTTGCCCGGGGTCAGCGCGTTGCCGATGAGGATGAGGAGCTGCGGGATCGGGCCCATGATCCGGGCCAGCGGCAGCAGCACGTACGCGGCTGCGGTCGCCGTGTTCAGCGGGTGCTGGCGGCCGATGGTGCGCGGCGAGACGCCGACGGCCACGTACGAGACGAGGACCATGACGGCGATCGCGACGAGCAGCGCCTGCCAGGTCTCCGGGAGGGCTTCCAGGCAGGCGTACGTGACGAGGACGCCGGCCGCCATCTCGCAGGAGACGCGGACGAGCAGCGCCACGTTGAGATAGCGGGTCGGGTCGGAGGCGACCTGGGCCAGCTTCTCGGCGCCGCGCCGCCCGGACCGGACGGCCTCGGCGGCGCGGAAGCTGGAGACGCGGGCGAGACCGGCCTCGGCGCAGGCGGCGAGCCAGGCCACGATGACCAGCGCGACGGCGCCGAGGATCAGCGAAACGTCCATCGGGTCAGGAGACGGTGGGAGCCGGGGACGGGCCGGTGAGGCCCTTCTCCGCGCGCCAGCCGTCGACGATCGCCGCCTGGAGGCCGAACATCTCGGCCTTCTCGTCCGGCTCCTCGTGGTCGTACCCGAGCAGGTGCAGCACCCCGTGGACGGTGAGGAGCTGGAGCTCCTCGTCCATGGAGTGCTGCGTCGGCGCGTCCTTGCCCTGCTGGGTGGCGACCTCGGGGCAGAGCACGATGTCGCCGAGGAGCCCCTGCGGGGGCTCCTCGTCGTCCTTCGACGGCGGGCGCAGCTCGTCCATCGGGAAGGACATGACGTCCGTCGGGCCGGGCAGGTCCATCCACTGGATGTGGAGCTGCTCCATCGCCTCCGCGTCCACGACGATCACCGAGAGCTCGGAGAGCGGGTGGATGCGCATGCGCGCGAGCGCGTAGCGGGCGATGTCGAGGATCGCCTGCTCGTCGACCTCGGTTCCGGACTCGTTGTTGACGTCGATCGACATGTGCTGTTTCTGCTACTTCCCGTTGCGGCTGTCGTACTGCTCGTACGCGTCGACGATACGGCCGACGAGCTTGTGCCGGACGACATCCTGCGACGTGAGCGTCGAGAAGTGGACGTCCGGGACACCGTCGAGGATGTCGCGGACCTGCCGCAGGCCGCTCTTCGTCCCGTTCGGCAGGTCGACCTGGGTGACGTCACCGGTGATGACGATCTTCGAGTCGAAGCCGAGGCGGGTGAGGAACATCTTCATCTGCTCGGGGTTCGTGTTCTGCGCCTCGTCGAGGATGATGAACGCGTCGTTCAGCGTCCGTCCGCGCATGTACGCCAGGGGCGCGACCTCGATCGTCCCGCTCGCCATGAGCTTGGGGATCGAGTCGGGGTCGAGCATGTCGTGCAGGGCGTCGTACAGCGGCCGCAGGTACGGGTCGATCTTCTCGTAGAGCGTGCCGGGCAGGAAGCCGAGCCGCTCGCCCGCCTCGACGGCGGGCCGGGTCAGGATGATCCGGTTGACCTGCTTGGACTGCAGGGCCTGGACCGCCTTCGCCATGGCGAGATAGGTCTTGCCGGTGCCGGCGGGGCCGATGCCGAAGACGATCGTGTGCTTGTCGATCGCGTCGACGTACCGCTTCTGGTTGAGCGTCTTGGGACGGATCGTGCGACCCCGGCTGGAGAGGATGTTCTGCGTGAGCACCTCGGCGGGAGTCTCCTCGCCGCCCTCCGCCGATCCGTTCTCGCTCGCCCTGAGCATGGCGATCGAGCGTTCCACTGCGTCCTCCGTCATCGGCTGACCGGTGCGGAGCACCAGCATCATCTCGTCGAACAGGCGCTGGATGAGGGCGACTTCCACCGCGTCGCCGACCGCGCTGACCTGGTTGCCCCGGACGTGGATGTCGGTCTGCGGGAACGACCGCTCGATCACGCGGAGCAGGGAGTCACCGGAGCCGAGGATGGTCACCATGGGGTGCTTCGCCGGGACGGTGAAGTGGGCGCGGGCCTGTCCAGGCGCCCCGTCGTGGGGCGCTCCGTTCTGGGCTGTGGGTGTCTGAGTCATGGGCCGGCACTGTGGCCTGCGCATACCTCCCGTTGCAGGGTTCTCGCTGCTCGACAACCTCTCGGCTACCAAGCCTACGACCAGGCACCGACAGACTCGTAAGGGTTTACGAATGAGCGGCCCGGAAGCCGATCGTCGGCACGGCCCTGCGCAGCGGCCACGGGCGGGCCGGGGCGGGCAGGAGCCGCTCCAGGAAGGCGTAGCGGCCGCGCAGCGCCTCGGGGTCCTGACGGGCGTGGCCCTGGACGTGCTGCCACCAGGCGGCGATCTCGCCCCAGGTCGGGGCGGACAGCGAGCCGCCGAACTCCTGAACGGAGAGGGCGGCGGTCAACCCGGCGAAGGCGAGCCGGTCGGCGAGCGGCCAGTCGGCGAGGGTGCCGGTGACGAAACCGGCGACGAAGACGTCCCCGGCGCCGGTCGGGTCGAGGGCGGAGACCTGGATCGCGGGGACCTCGGCGGTCTCGCCGGTGGCGCCGTCGA
This is a stretch of genomic DNA from Streptomyces sp. R44. It encodes these proteins:
- a CDS encoding MFS transporter; this translates as MATTTTPPESPTDPTTPTTTAPAAPPALTRRDRLVLFVLCAAQFMVALDFSVLNVALPVLGADLRFDPSGLQWAVTAFALPSGGFLLLFGRIGDLFGRKKLFLSGLVLFGAASLLATLAWSPGSFLAGRALQGLGAAAIVPTGMALLTTAFPEGPLRARALGISGTLMSLGFTIGMVLGGVMTDTLGWRSTMALLAVFTLIVLPLAPGLLPESRTPERPRLDVPGALTVTGGLLSLIYALTTAAERGFGGVDVPVALALGVLLLVAFGVIESRHPAPLVSLPVLRRRTVAFGNLGGLVTFSMMSTIVFVLTLYLQETLGLSAFASGIVFGVQGAFSVLAGMVTPKVIGRFGAQRTLVVSLLGQGLLTAALLGIGRESGAVLATVAVSVASMLHLGAIISYGVTVTSGVRDEEQGLATGLVTTTQQVGLTVGIPLLGVLATTGSDLFAGVRTVIALDAAIVVGAAALIALGLRRRS
- a CDS encoding MmcQ/YjbR family DNA-binding protein, producing the protein MTPDELRAFCLDFNDASEEFPFGPDTSVFKVAGKMFALSWLDGRPLRVNLKCDPDEAVRLREEHPAVAPGYHMNKRHWNTVTVAELPDRMVRELVEDSYDLVVAGLPKAVRLRLDRS
- a CDS encoding hemolysin family protein translates to MDVSLILGAVALVIVAWLAACAEAGLARVSSFRAAEAVRSGRRGAEKLAQVASDPTRYLNVALLVRVSCEMAAGVLVTYACLEALPETWQALLVAIAVMVLVSYVAVGVSPRTIGRQHPLNTATAAAYVLLPLARIMGPIPQLLILIGNALTPGKGFRKGPFASEAELRAMVDLAEQESLIEDEERRMVHSVFELGDTLVREVMVPRTDLICIERYKTIRQALTLALRSGFSRIPVTGENEDDIVGIVYLKDLVRRTHINRDSEADLVSTAMRPAAFVPDTKNAGDLLREMQQERNHVAVVIDEYGGTAGIVTIEDILEEIVGEITDEYDRELPPVEELGEDRYRVTARLDIGDLGELYGFGPDEYDDEDVETVGGLLAKALGRVPISGAKAVVELPDGRSLRLTAEAPAGRRNKIVTVLVEPLEPEEKPE
- the ybeY gene encoding rRNA maturation RNase YbeY, coding for MSIDVNNESGTEVDEQAILDIARYALARMRIHPLSELSVIVVDAEAMEQLHIQWMDLPGPTDVMSFPMDELRPPSKDDEEPPQGLLGDIVLCPEVATQQGKDAPTQHSMDEELQLLTVHGVLHLLGYDHEEPDEKAEMFGLQAAIVDGWRAEKGLTGPSPAPTVS
- a CDS encoding PhoH family protein, producing MTQTPTAQNGAPHDGAPGQARAHFTVPAKHPMVTILGSGDSLLRVIERSFPQTDIHVRGNQVSAVGDAVEVALIQRLFDEMMLVLRTGQPMTEDAVERSIAMLRASENGSAEGGEETPAEVLTQNILSSRGRTIRPKTLNQKRYVDAIDKHTIVFGIGPAGTGKTYLAMAKAVQALQSKQVNRIILTRPAVEAGERLGFLPGTLYEKIDPYLRPLYDALHDMLDPDSIPKLMASGTIEVAPLAYMRGRTLNDAFIILDEAQNTNPEQMKMFLTRLGFDSKIVITGDVTQVDLPNGTKSGLRQVRDILDGVPDVHFSTLTSQDVVRHKLVGRIVDAYEQYDSRNGK